The DNA segment TTGTGTCATCATCTTCGATACCCATCTGAGCCGCTTTTTGCTTGTCGCCATGGTCGCGTCCGCGGCCTAATACAGGAATTGCTGTAAATGAAGGTAAACCGGCATCACTCAGAGCTGATTTCGTTTCAGCCATCTTGGCTATTCTAATAATTGCTATAATTGATTTCATTCTAGGCTGTGTTTAATGATTATACTTCTTTTTTACCTGAACTGATTGTGTAAATCTCATCTATTGGGGTGACGAATATCTTACCGTCACCGAAGTGTCCTGATGGTGAAGTACGGGCCGAAGAAACGATTGTTTCAACAACGAAGTCTTTGTCTTTCGAGGAGATAGCCATCAGGAGAATATCTTTAGGTAGTTCGTCATAAGTGACATCCCCAACTCGCAGACCCCTTTGTTTTCCGCGTCCATAAGCAGATATCTTTGTTACTGCCGGGAAACCAGCATCAAGTAAGGCTTTCATTACTACTACTGATTTTTCTGGTCGAATAATTGCTCTAATCAAAAACATAATATGGTCCTCCTATTTATTTAATTCATTATTCCGAATGTTGTAAGCAGCTCTTCTAGTTCATGCATTTGCATGGGTTTGGGTATTACAAAATTTGTATTATCATTTATTTTTTTAGCTAGTGTACGATATTCATTTGCCTGATTCTCTTCGGGACTAAACTCGATGACAGTCTTTTTGTTAATTTCTGCATGTTGGACGACATTGTCACGAGGTACAAAATGGATCATCTGGGTACCTAATTTTTTTGCAAATTCTTCAATCATTTGAGCTTCGTTGTCCACTTTACGTGAATTGCATATCAAACCGCCAAGGCGTACTGTTCCCACCTTACCGAATTTTGCTATTGATTTGCAGATGTTGTTTGCTGCATACATCGCCATCATCTCTCCTGAGCATACGATATATACTTCTTCAGCTTTACCATCACGGATAGGCATTGCAAAACCGCCACAAACAACGTCACCGAGTACATCATAGAATACGTAATCAATGTGTTTGTCTTCATCATAAGCTCCCAGTTGCTCTAGCAGATTAATAGAAGTGATAATACCACGACCGGCACAGCCTACTCCTGGCTCAGGACCACCACTCTCTACACAATTGGTACCTCCAAAACCTTTTTTCATCACATCGTTCAGGTCGATGTCCTCTCCTTCATCACGGAGGGTATCTAACACTGTTTTCTGTGCAAGACCATGTAAAAGCAAACGTGTTGAGTCGGCTTTAGGATCACATCCTACAACCATTACTTTTTTCCCCATTTCAGCCAAGCCGGCTACGGTGTTCTGGGTGGTGGTGCTTTTGCCGATTCCACCTTTACCATAAATTGCAATCTTTCTCATCATAATTTAATTTTTTAAAACTAATACATTATTTGTAAGTCAATTACCATGCCAAAAAGAAATTCAACATTGCTGTTGATCTTTTAATAAGTACATAAAACACTGATAATCAACAATAAATAAATTTTAAAGAAAATGGGCTTTTCACATATAGTTGTGAAAAGCCCTATAAGAAAAGCTACAAAAATGTAGGTAATATAATCAAAAAATCCGTTTTTGTATCTTCCGTTTCCTATCCATACAGAGAATCACTTAAGATAGATATCTCATGCAGCAATCTAGAAGCTCTGGCCCATGTCTCACCTGAGAAGACGTTACCCGGAGTACCGTATTTAGTGACCGTGCCATTTTCTATCAGCAGTACTTTATGAGCCAAGGCAAAAACTTCATCAACGTCATGAGTTACAAGAATCGTTAATACGTTCGATATTTCATGAGCTTTGCTAATTTCCTTTTGTAGAGAAATTCTCATCTCTATATCTAGAGCCGACAACGGCTCGTCCAGGAGTAGAATGGATGGATGTGATGCCAGAGCACGGGCTAGTGCAACACGTTGTTTTTGTCCCCCTGATAGCTTATTTGGAATTTGTTTCCGTAATGTCTGTAAATCAAAAATATTAAGAAGATCCTCTATCTCCTCTTTATTTTTTTCCTTTTGACCAAAAATGATATTTTTTTCAACATTCATGTTTGGAAACAACGCATAATTCTGGAACATATAGCCAATATTCCTTTTTTGCGGGGGAATATTTATTTTATTCTTTGAATCAAACCATGTTGTTCCATTAAATGCGATGTATCCTTCCTCTGGTGTTGTTAACCCTGCAATCATCCTCAACAAGGTTGTCTTACCGGCACCGGATTTACCAAACACACAAAGTAACTCATGTATATCTATATCTTTCTTTATGTGTAGAGTGTGAACTCCCTCAGAAGTTAACATCTTTCTTTTTACGTCAATTTCTAACATCTTTTTTTTTCTTTCCATTGAATCCATAGATTAAGCTCAGTATCGCTAGCGAAATTAAGAATAAGATGAGGGCATATTTGTTGGCTGTGGTATAATCCATCAACTGAACAGCGTCATAGATCGCAACAGAAGCTACACGGGTCTCACCCGGCATATTTCCCCCCACCATTATCACAAGGCCAAACTCACCGATACAGTGTGCAAAAGTCATTGCAACTCCTGTTAATATCGACGGGCGTATGTTGGGAATCAGTATCTTCATAAAAGTGGTGAATGGAGACTTTCCCAATGTATATGCAGCCTCGCGATAGCTTTTCGGTATCAGTTCAAAACCATTTATCAATGGTTGGACCATGAACGGCAGACTGAAAATAATACTTGCAACGAGGATTCCTTCAAAACTGAATGCTAAACGCAAATGTAATGTGGTTTCCAAAAATTTTCCAAACGCGTTCTGAGGACTATATGCTACTAATACATAAAACCCAAGTACGGTTGGTGGCAACACCATCGGCATACTGATCAGTGACTCCACAATAGACTTGAACCGGAAATGTTTGTACGCCAATATATATGCTATTGGTAACCCTAATAATAGTAATATTGTTGTTGTAAGAGTCGCCAACTTCCCTGTTAACCAGAGTGTCTGTAGAAAATCACTATCCATTTGTTATCTCTAATTTATTTAGGTAAGGAATAACCATATTTTTCCCATATTGCATCAGCAGCCGGTGACATGAAAAACTTCATGAATTTTGCTGCACCTGTATTGACTGTACTTTTTTTGATCAAAATACAACCTTGCTTGATAGGCGAGTACAGCTTCGGGTTGAATATGTAGGTCGTTCCTTTTGCCTGCATTTCAGGGGTCAATGTTAGCGAGAGTGCCACAAAAGCTATATCAGCGTTTCCTGTAAATGCGTATTGGGCTGCCTGTGATATGTTATCAGCAACGACAAGCTTTGGCTTTAATGCTTGATACATTCCATGTTTTGTCAGTAATTCAACAGAACGTTTCCCATAAGGAGCTGTCAACGGATTACAGATGGCTATCTTCTTTGTATCTGCATCATTAAGGATGGCAAGTCCCTTCTTTGCATCAACAACGGTACTATATAAAGCGAGTTTTCCATATGCGTAGATCTTCATGCCGCCATATGTAAGCCCTTTCTTCTGTAGCACTAAGGGAAATTCATCATCCGCTGACATGAAAATATCATAATTGGCTCCATTTGATATTTGCTGTGTCAAGGTACCGGAACTTCCATATACAATATTTATTTTTGCATTCTTATTTGTTTTATGATAAGCATTTTTCATTTCTTCCATCACATAACTCAGATTGGCCGCTGCGGCTACATTGATGGTCTGTGCATAACTCATAACTACCGTCATGGCAAGCACTAGTGTAAAAATAATCTTTTTCATTCCATTTTATTTTTTATTGTTCGTAAATAGGTTCTTTAAATATGCGGGTGTTATTGTCAACATCACATAGCACCATTGAGGAGTATAGATGTCAGCACTGGCGTTTTTCAACTTAAGATATTTTACTTCTTTTGTCGTAAAATAAACGCTGTAGCCACCTTGGACGTTTGCCCATTCATTCATCTTGTATTTTAGGGTAAGGTCGAGTTCTGATCCTAATGACTTACCAGCTTTGTCTGATGCATATTTCACATCTTTCATACTTTTGAATAGATGTCCCGCGACCTCCCATTCCAGATTTGATGTGGTTTTGCCTGATGCTATCAGATAATAATCACCTAAACCTTGAGTTGGAGGTGTAGTCCAGTATTCCATATATCCGTTGAAGCTGTGATTTGTTCCATACAATTTTTTGAAGTTATGTTGTGTTCCATCATTTGTATTGTCATCACCTGAGAATAAATCACATCCTATACCTAAGTTCAAATAAGTCGAAGGGTTCCATCCTAATTTTGCAGCAGCCAGTGACGCATTCATCGTTTTACCTGTACTTGATTTCCCGCTTTGGTGATAATATGTAAGTGCAAGTGACAATGGTGTTGATGTGGTACCATAGCTAAGATAACCACCATAGGTATACGTGTGATACATATTTACTTTCTTATAATTAGCAGTGTTGCCCGCTGTTCCAGAAGTGTCCTGTACACCTTCATCAACTCCAATGAGTGAGAGACTCAGGTTCTTAGCCAACACCTTATTCATCCATAAGAATCCCATATAACGATAAGGGCATACCGGTGTATAATATGTTTCGCTCTTACCAGCTGTGGTATTGTTGTACGCAAATCCTGCATTGGCTTGAAAATTATTAATGGCATATTTTATCAAAGCCATATCATGAGATGTTCCGGTGTTACTCCAGGCCGGACTGTTAAAGAGGCGTCCATCATCATACTTCAGTGCCTGTCGTCCTATTCTTACAGACCCGCCGGGAATGAGTACCATGTCTGCCCAGGCCTCAAAGATAGTGGTTGATGAATTTGTTGTTGATGCCTCTGATGTCGTCGCTGTTTCTCCATAGGTGCGGGCATCCTGGATAGTAAGTTTCGTGGATAAAAGACCTGTTTGGAATGAAACCCCTAGACGGGTGCGTTGCATGGCAACCACTAACGGATTTTCTGTTTTCAACAAAGGCTGGTTAAAGCCATCTCTTACTTCCACTCTAGGACGGAACTCGCCATCCACAGTAACAGTCTGTGCTGCTACTTTACAAGCACCAAAAAGTGCTGTTGCAAAAATAATCATTTTTAC comes from the Xylanibacter oryzae DSM 17970 genome and includes:
- the modA gene encoding molybdate ABC transporter substrate-binding protein, giving the protein MKKIIFTLVLAMTVVMSYAQTINVAAAANLSYVMEEMKNAYHKTNKNAKINIVYGSSGTLTQQISNGANYDIFMSADDEFPLVLQKKGLTYGGMKIYAYGKLALYSTVVDAKKGLAILNDADTKKIAICNPLTAPYGKRSVELLTKHGMYQALKPKLVVADNISQAAQYAFTGNADIAFVALSLTLTPEMQAKGTTYIFNPKLYSPIKQGCILIKKSTVNTGAAKFMKFFMSPAADAIWEKYGYSLPK
- a CDS encoding ATP-binding cassette domain-containing protein; protein product: MERKKKMLEIDVKRKMLTSEGVHTLHIKKDIDIHELLCVFGKSGAGKTTLLRMIAGLTTPEEGYIAFNGTTWFDSKNKINIPPQKRNIGYMFQNYALFPNMNVEKNIIFGQKEKNKEEIEDLLNIFDLQTLRKQIPNKLSGGQKQRVALARALASHPSILLLDEPLSALDIEMRISLQKEISKAHEISNVLTILVTHDVDEVFALAHKVLLIENGTVTKYGTPGNVFSGETWARASRLLHEISILSDSLYG
- a CDS encoding P-II family nitrogen regulator, giving the protein MFLIRAIIRPEKSVVVMKALLDAGFPAVTKISAYGRGKQRGLRVGDVTYDELPKDILLMAISSKDKDFVVETIVSSARTSPSGHFGDGKIFVTPIDEIYTISSGKKEV
- the modB gene encoding molybdate ABC transporter permease subunit, whose translation is MDSDFLQTLWLTGKLATLTTTILLLLGLPIAYILAYKHFRFKSIVESLISMPMVLPPTVLGFYVLVAYSPQNAFGKFLETTLHLRLAFSFEGILVASIIFSLPFMVQPLINGFELIPKSYREAAYTLGKSPFTTFMKILIPNIRPSILTGVAMTFAHCIGEFGLVIMVGGNMPGETRVASVAIYDAVQLMDYTTANKYALILFLISLAILSLIYGFNGKKKKDVRN
- the nifH gene encoding nitrogenase iron protein translates to MMRKIAIYGKGGIGKSTTTQNTVAGLAEMGKKVMVVGCDPKADSTRLLLHGLAQKTVLDTLRDEGEDIDLNDVMKKGFGGTNCVESGGPEPGVGCAGRGIITSINLLEQLGAYDEDKHIDYVFYDVLGDVVCGGFAMPIRDGKAEEVYIVCSGEMMAMYAANNICKSIAKFGKVGTVRLGGLICNSRKVDNEAQMIEEFAKKLGTQMIHFVPRDNVVQHAEINKKTVIEFSPEENQANEYRTLAKKINDNTNFVIPKPMQMHELEELLTTFGIMN
- a CDS encoding alginate export family protein, with amino-acid sequence MEKVKMIIFATALFGACKVAAQTVTVDGEFRPRVEVRDGFNQPLLKTENPLVVAMQRTRLGVSFQTGLLSTKLTIQDARTYGETATTSEASTTNSSTTIFEAWADMVLIPGGSVRIGRQALKYDDGRLFNSPAWSNTGTSHDMALIKYAINNFQANAGFAYNNTTAGKSETYYTPVCPYRYMGFLWMNKVLAKNLSLSLIGVDEGVQDTSGTAGNTANYKKVNMYHTYTYGGYLSYGTTSTPLSLALTYYHQSGKSSTGKTMNASLAAAKLGWNPSTYLNLGIGCDLFSGDDNTNDGTQHNFKKLYGTNHSFNGYMEYWTTPPTQGLGDYYLIASGKTTSNLEWEVAGHLFKSMKDVKYASDKAGKSLGSELDLTLKYKMNEWANVQGGYSVYFTTKEVKYLKLKNASADIYTPQWCYVMLTITPAYLKNLFTNNKK